From Streptomyces sp. NBC_00683, one genomic window encodes:
- a CDS encoding SCO4848 family membrane protein: MKLSRPVSWFLLAFGVWSWFIWITFAKNLWKDGSGLAFDDAGDPTAYFWVHLLLTITSFLLGTAVGVIGFRGVRALRRERT, from the coding sequence ATGAAGCTCAGCCGCCCCGTCTCCTGGTTCCTGCTCGCGTTCGGGGTGTGGAGCTGGTTCATCTGGATCACTTTCGCCAAGAACTTGTGGAAGGACGGCAGCGGACTGGCGTTCGATGACGCGGGTGACCCGACTGCGTACTTCTGGGTCCATCTCCTGCTCACCATCACGTCGTTTCTTCTGGGGACGGCCGTCGGAGTCATCGGGTTCCGTGGTGTCAGGGCTTTGCGCCGCGAACGCACATGA
- a CDS encoding D-alanyl-D-alanine carboxypeptidase family protein — translation MPALKKTVLTVLSAALLSVCVVSPAVAADKDKTDDKQPKPTGPMSTVGGKQLGEVGTQVNLGGGAPVLPKDLTARSWIVADAENGQVLAAHNSHWRLPPASTLKMLFADTVLPALQPRTMTHMVTEEELAGVGQGSSLVGIKEDHAYTVHDLWLGVFLRSGNDAVHVLSSMYGGVPATVAAMQRHAEELQALDTTVVSPDGYDAPNQVSSAYDLTLFARSGLQKADFREYSATATAEFPGEQKKGKKRKSFEIQNTNRLITGDIGVEPYKGIAGVKNGYTTHAGNTFTGVAERNGKVLLVTVMNPSSDESHAVYKEAASLLDWGFASSGKVTPVGELVPPKSAATGTGKGAQQEGATDAAKAGSGTTAGAGKKHAATTAATGTSGVWTALSIVGGLLVVLGAGVFLVNRRWPLPDLVRRLPRR, via the coding sequence GTGCCTGCTCTGAAAAAGACCGTATTGACGGTCCTCTCCGCCGCGTTGCTGTCCGTATGTGTCGTCAGTCCTGCGGTCGCGGCCGACAAGGACAAGACCGACGACAAACAGCCGAAGCCGACCGGGCCGATGTCGACGGTCGGCGGCAAGCAGCTCGGGGAGGTCGGCACCCAGGTCAACCTGGGCGGCGGCGCACCGGTCCTGCCGAAGGACCTCACCGCACGCTCGTGGATCGTCGCGGACGCGGAGAACGGCCAGGTGCTCGCGGCCCACAACTCCCACTGGCGGCTGCCGCCCGCCTCCACCCTGAAGATGCTCTTCGCCGACACGGTCCTGCCCGCGCTCCAGCCCAGGACCATGACGCACATGGTGACGGAGGAGGAGCTCGCGGGTGTCGGTCAGGGCAGCAGCCTGGTGGGCATCAAGGAGGACCACGCCTACACGGTCCACGACCTGTGGCTCGGCGTGTTCCTGCGCTCCGGCAACGACGCGGTGCACGTGCTGTCCTCGATGTACGGCGGCGTGCCCGCGACGGTCGCGGCCATGCAGCGGCACGCCGAGGAACTGCAGGCGCTCGACACGACGGTCGTCTCGCCGGACGGCTACGACGCCCCGAACCAGGTCTCCAGCGCGTACGACCTGACGCTGTTCGCCCGCAGCGGTCTCCAGAAGGCCGACTTCCGGGAGTACAGCGCGACGGCGACAGCCGAGTTCCCGGGGGAGCAGAAGAAGGGCAAGAAGCGGAAGTCCTTCGAGATCCAGAACACCAACCGGCTGATCACCGGTGACATCGGCGTGGAGCCGTACAAGGGCATCGCGGGCGTCAAGAACGGCTACACCACGCACGCGGGCAACACCTTCACCGGAGTCGCCGAGCGCAACGGCAAGGTCCTGCTCGTCACCGTCATGAACCCGTCGTCCGACGAGAGCCACGCCGTCTACAAGGAGGCCGCAAGCCTGCTCGACTGGGGCTTCGCTTCGAGCGGCAAGGTGACCCCGGTCGGCGAACTGGTCCCTCCGAAGTCCGCCGCCACCGGGACCGGCAAGGGCGCCCAGCAGGAAGGCGCCACGGACGCCGCCAAGGCCGGGTCGGGGACCACGGCCGGGGCCGGGAAGAAGCACGCGGCGACCACCGCTGCCACCGGAACCAGCGGGGTGTGGACGGCACTGTCGATCGTCGGCGGGCTGCTGGTGGTCCTCGGGGCGGGCGTGTTCCTGGTCAACCGGCGCTGGCCGCTGCCCGATCTGGTGCGTCGTCTCCCCCGTCGCTGA
- a CDS encoding YihY/virulence factor BrkB family protein yields MDWLKKLPVIGPLVARLMETHAWRSYETLDRVHWTRLAAAITFISFLALFPLIAVGAAIGAALLSDEQLEKIKDKVAEQVPGISDQLGIDNLVANAGTVGLVAGVLLLITGIGWVGAMRDCLRAVWEKDDVDEGNPVVRKLKDAGLLFGLGGAALVTLAASTVGSTAIGWTADLLGIPEGGAGGVLLQVAAMAVAVFADFLLLIYLLTLLPGVEPPRRRLIVAGLVGAVGFELLKLLLGSYMKDVAAKSMYGAFGVPVALLLWINFTAKLLLLCAAWTATPSKEEGATGSVSDGGDDAPDRAAASAG; encoded by the coding sequence ATGGACTGGCTGAAAAAACTCCCCGTCATCGGGCCGCTCGTCGCACGGCTCATGGAGACGCACGCCTGGCGCTCCTACGAGACGCTGGACCGGGTCCACTGGACGAGGCTCGCCGCGGCCATCACCTTCATCAGCTTCCTCGCGCTCTTCCCGCTCATCGCGGTCGGCGCGGCGATCGGTGCCGCGCTGCTCTCCGACGAGCAGCTGGAAAAGATCAAGGACAAGGTGGCCGAGCAGGTGCCGGGTATCTCGGACCAGCTCGGCATCGACAATCTGGTGGCCAACGCGGGCACGGTCGGACTCGTCGCCGGTGTGCTGCTGCTCATCACCGGTATCGGCTGGGTCGGCGCGATGCGGGACTGCCTGCGCGCCGTCTGGGAGAAGGACGACGTGGACGAGGGCAATCCGGTCGTCCGCAAGCTCAAGGACGCCGGTCTGCTGTTCGGCCTCGGCGGTGCGGCGCTCGTGACACTGGCCGCTTCGACCGTCGGCTCGACAGCCATCGGCTGGACGGCCGATCTGCTGGGCATCCCCGAGGGCGGCGCCGGCGGCGTGCTGCTCCAGGTGGCCGCCATGGCGGTCGCGGTGTTCGCCGACTTCCTGCTGCTGATCTACCTGCTGACCCTGCTGCCCGGCGTGGAGCCGCCGCGCCGCAGGCTGATCGTCGCGGGGCTCGTCGGCGCAGTCGGCTTCGAGCTGCTCAAGCTGCTGCTGGGCAGCTACATGAAGGACGTCGCGGCGAAGAGCATGTACGGCGCCTTCGGCGTGCCGGTCGCGCTGCTCCTCTGGATCAACTTCACAGCGAAGCTGCTGCTCCTCTGCGCCGCCTGGACGGCGACGCCGAGCAAGGAGGAGGGCGCGACCGGTTCCGTCAGCGACGGGGGAGACGACGCACCAGATCGGGCAGCGGCCAGCGCCGGTTGA
- a CDS encoding FAD-binding oxidoreductase, with the protein MSVDTVSMTGWGRTAPTTALRFRPRTYEEAVAAVRGCGPRGVVARGLGRAHGDAAQNAGGSVVDMTALDRIRTFDADTGTVVCDAGVSLHRLMTVLLPLGWFVPVTPRTRYVTVGGAIGSDVHGSNHPAAGSFTRHVSSLELLTADGEVHTVLPGTELFDATAGGLGLTGVVLSATLRFRPVATSLMKVDTERAADLDETLARLASSGHSAPYATAWIDLLARGKARGRSVLTRGEHAPLSALRARARRTPLVFRPGQLSTSPPALVPEGLLGRTSATLFNELRYRSAPVFRSGELQKLSAFFHPMDAVPQWNRLYGRNGFVQYQFTVGYGQEETLHRIVGRISALRCPAFHAVLGRFGEGGPGWLSFPSPGWTLSFGLPAGLPGVARLLDGLDDEVAAAGGRVCLAKDARMRPETLAAMYPRLPEFRALRAELDPRGAFRSDLSRRLAL; encoded by the coding sequence ATGTCCGTCGACACGGTGTCCATGACCGGCTGGGGCCGCACCGCCCCGACGACCGCCCTGCGGTTTCGCCCCCGTACCTACGAAGAGGCCGTCGCCGCCGTGCGCGGCTGCGGGCCCCGCGGTGTCGTCGCCCGCGGGCTGGGCCGCGCCCACGGCGACGCGGCCCAGAATGCGGGCGGCTCGGTCGTCGACATGACCGCGTTGGACCGGATCCGCACGTTCGACGCCGACACCGGCACGGTGGTCTGCGACGCCGGGGTGAGCCTGCACCGGCTGATGACCGTTCTGCTGCCGCTCGGCTGGTTCGTGCCGGTCACCCCCCGGACCCGCTATGTCACCGTCGGCGGGGCGATCGGCTCCGACGTCCACGGCAGCAACCACCCGGCCGCCGGCTCCTTCACGCGGCATGTGAGCTCGCTGGAACTCCTGACCGCCGACGGCGAGGTGCACACGGTGCTGCCCGGCACCGAGCTGTTCGACGCGACCGCGGGTGGCCTGGGCCTGACCGGGGTCGTCCTCTCCGCGACGCTCAGGTTCCGTCCCGTCGCGACGTCGCTCATGAAGGTCGACACCGAGCGGGCCGCCGATCTGGACGAGACACTGGCCCGCCTCGCGTCCTCCGGACACAGCGCGCCGTATGCGACGGCCTGGATCGATCTTCTGGCGCGCGGGAAGGCGAGGGGGCGCTCCGTCCTCACCCGGGGGGAGCACGCACCACTCAGTGCGCTCCGGGCGCGCGCCCGGCGCACACCGCTGGTGTTCCGCCCGGGACAGCTGTCCACCTCGCCGCCCGCCCTCGTACCGGAAGGGCTGCTCGGCCGGACCTCCGCAACCCTCTTCAACGAGCTCCGCTACCGCAGCGCACCCGTGTTCCGCTCCGGGGAGCTGCAGAAGCTCTCCGCCTTCTTCCACCCCATGGACGCCGTCCCTCAGTGGAACCGCCTCTACGGCCGCAACGGCTTCGTGCAGTACCAGTTCACCGTCGGGTACGGCCAGGAGGAGACCCTGCACCGCATCGTCGGGCGGATCTCGGCGCTCCGGTGTCCCGCGTTCCACGCCGTGCTCGGGCGGTTCGGCGAAGGCGGTCCGGGCTGGCTGTCGTTCCCCTCACCCGGCTGGACGCTCTCCTTCGGCCTGCCCGCCGGGCTTCCCGGCGTGGCGCGCCTCCTGGACGGCCTCGACGACGAGGTGGCGGCGGCCGGCGGCCGGGTCTGCCTGGCGAAGGACGCACGGATGCGGCCGGAAACACTGGCCGCGATGTACCCGCGGCTGCCCGAATTCCGCGCCCTGCGGGCGGAACTGGACCCGCGGGGGGCCTTCCGGTCGGACCTGTCCCGCCGTCTCGCGCTCTGA
- a CDS encoding decaprenylphospho-beta-D-erythro-pentofuranosid-2-ulose 2-reductase, translating into MKDAFGAPQSLLVLGGTSEIGLATARRLISRRTRTVRLAGRPSPALERAAAELRELGADVRTVAFDALDTESHEEVLGKLFTEGDIDTVLLAFGILGDQARDEEDPLSAVRVAQTNYTGAVSAGLVCAGALQAQGHGSLVVLSSVSGERARRADFIYGSSKAGLDAFAQGLGDALHGTGVHVMVVRPGFVRSKMTAGRQEAPLATTPGAVADAIVTGLRRRSETVWVPGALRVVMSALRHVPRPLFRRLPV; encoded by the coding sequence GTGAAGGACGCCTTCGGTGCCCCGCAGTCCCTGCTCGTCCTCGGCGGCACCTCGGAGATCGGCCTGGCCACCGCGCGCCGCCTGATCTCCCGCCGTACCCGCACGGTCCGGCTGGCCGGCCGGCCTTCCCCCGCCCTGGAGAGGGCCGCCGCCGAGCTGCGTGAGCTGGGGGCGGACGTGCGTACCGTCGCCTTCGACGCGCTCGACACCGAGTCGCACGAGGAGGTGCTGGGAAAGCTCTTCACCGAGGGTGACATCGACACGGTGCTGCTGGCCTTCGGCATCCTCGGCGACCAGGCGCGCGACGAGGAGGATCCGCTGTCCGCGGTCCGGGTCGCCCAGACCAACTACACGGGGGCGGTTTCCGCCGGCCTGGTGTGCGCCGGCGCACTCCAGGCGCAGGGCCACGGATCGCTGGTGGTGCTCTCCTCGGTGTCGGGCGAGCGCGCCCGGCGCGCCGACTTCATCTACGGGTCGAGCAAGGCGGGCCTGGACGCCTTCGCGCAGGGGCTCGGGGACGCGCTGCACGGTACGGGGGTGCATGTGATGGTCGTACGCCCCGGCTTCGTACGGTCGAAGATGACCGCGGGCCGTCAGGAGGCTCCGCTCGCGACGACTCCGGGCGCGGTCGCCGACGCGATCGTGACGGGCCTGAGGCGGCGCTCGGAGACGGTGTGGGTGCCCGGCGCCCTGCGGGTGGTGATGTCGGCGCTGCGGCACGTCCCGCGCCCGCTGTTCCGGCGGCTGCCGGTCTAG
- a CDS encoding 2'-5' RNA ligase family protein, producing the protein MGTVTLGVSIAVPEPYGSLLQERRASFGDPAAYGIPTHVTLLPPTEAEAADLPAIEAHLAQIATAGRAFPMRLSGTGTFRPLSPVVFVQVVEGASACSWLQKRIREASGPLVRELQFPYHPHVTVAHGIAEDAMDRAYEELSSYEAAWTCGSFALYEQGADSVWRKINEFPFGAGGGAPAVPAQGGCSVDQPSLQP; encoded by the coding sequence GTGGGGACCGTAACGCTTGGCGTTTCGATCGCGGTCCCGGAGCCCTACGGCAGCCTGCTCCAGGAGCGGCGCGCGAGCTTCGGGGACCCTGCCGCGTACGGCATTCCCACCCACGTCACCCTTCTCCCGCCGACGGAGGCCGAGGCGGCGGACCTGCCGGCGATCGAGGCGCACCTCGCCCAGATCGCCACGGCCGGCCGCGCCTTCCCGATGAGGCTGTCCGGTACGGGCACCTTCCGCCCGCTGTCACCGGTCGTCTTCGTCCAGGTCGTCGAAGGCGCCTCGGCCTGTTCCTGGCTCCAGAAGCGGATCCGGGAGGCCTCGGGGCCGCTGGTGCGCGAGCTCCAGTTCCCGTACCACCCGCATGTGACCGTGGCGCACGGCATCGCGGAGGACGCGATGGACCGCGCGTACGAGGAGCTCTCCTCGTACGAGGCGGCGTGGACCTGCGGTTCCTTCGCGCTGTACGAGCAGGGCGCGGACAGCGTCTGGCGCAAGATCAACGAGTTCCCGTTCGGGGCCGGCGGCGGCGCACCCGCCGTACCGGCCCAGGGCGGCTGCTCCGTGGACCAGCCGTCCCTGCAGCCCTGA
- the trpS gene encoding tryptophan--tRNA ligase, translating to MASDRPRVLSGIQPTAGSFHLGNYLGAVRQWVALQESHDAFYMVVDLHAITVPQDPAELRANTRLAAAQLLAAGLDPERCTLFVQSHVPEHAQLGWIMNCLTGFGEASRMTQFKDKSAKQGADRATVGLFTYPVLQVADILLYQANQVPVGEDQRQHIELTRDLAERFNGRYGQTFTIPAPYILKETAKIFDLQDPAVKMSKSASTPKGLINLLDEPKVTAKKVRSAVTDTDTVIRFDAEKKPGVSNLLTIYSTLTGTAVADLEQKYEGKGYGALKTDLADVMVEFVTPFRTRTQEYLDDPETLDSILAKGAEKARAVAAETLAQTYDRMGLLPAKH from the coding sequence ATGGCCTCTGATCGACCCCGTGTGCTCTCCGGAATCCAGCCCACCGCAGGCTCGTTCCACCTCGGCAACTACCTCGGCGCGGTCCGCCAGTGGGTGGCGCTGCAGGAGTCCCACGACGCCTTCTACATGGTCGTGGACCTGCACGCGATCACCGTCCCGCAGGACCCCGCGGAGCTGCGTGCCAACACCCGGCTCGCCGCCGCCCAGCTGCTGGCGGCGGGGCTCGACCCGGAGCGGTGCACGCTCTTCGTCCAGAGCCATGTTCCCGAACACGCCCAGCTCGGCTGGATCATGAACTGCCTCACCGGCTTCGGCGAGGCGTCCCGCATGACGCAGTTCAAGGACAAGTCCGCCAAGCAGGGCGCCGACAGGGCGACCGTGGGGCTCTTCACCTACCCGGTGCTGCAGGTGGCCGACATCCTGCTCTACCAGGCCAACCAGGTCCCGGTCGGCGAGGACCAGCGCCAGCACATCGAGCTCACGCGCGACCTCGCCGAGCGCTTCAACGGCCGCTACGGACAGACGTTCACCATCCCGGCGCCGTACATCCTCAAGGAGACGGCGAAGATCTTCGACCTCCAGGACCCGGCGGTCAAGATGAGCAAGTCGGCGTCCACGCCGAAGGGCCTGATCAACCTGCTGGACGAGCCGAAGGTCACCGCCAAGAAGGTCAGGAGCGCGGTCACCGACACGGACACCGTCATCCGCTTCGACGCGGAGAAGAAGCCCGGCGTCAGCAACCTCCTGACCATCTACTCCACCCTCACCGGAACTGCCGTCGCAGATCTCGAACAGAAGTACGAGGGCAAGGGCTACGGCGCGCTGAAGACGGACCTCGCGGACGTCATGGTGGAGTTCGTCACCCCGTTCCGGACCCGCACCCAGGAATATCTGGACGACCCGGAGACGCTGGACTCCATCCTGGCCAAGGGAGCGGAGAAGGCCAGGGCCGTCGCCGCCGAGACGCTGGCGCAGACGTACGACCGTATGGGCCTTCTGCCGGCGAAGCACTGA
- a CDS encoding RNA polymerase sigma factor codes for MGDTADGEAAVIARVRAGEAEAYAQLVRAHTGVALRAAVAFGAGADAEDVVQSAFFKAYQALGRFRDGASFRPWLLRIVVNETRNTVRSAGRARAVAGREARFQGADPLIPDTADPAVAALAEERRTLLSAALEELTEEQRQVVTCRYLLEMDEAETAQALGWPRGTVKSRLNRGLKKLEQRLGGQLGPGPGPEGGERNG; via the coding sequence ATGGGGGACACGGCCGACGGTGAGGCTGCGGTGATCGCTCGTGTGCGCGCCGGCGAGGCGGAGGCATACGCGCAGCTCGTGCGCGCCCACACAGGTGTCGCACTGCGGGCGGCCGTGGCCTTCGGCGCGGGGGCCGACGCGGAGGACGTGGTGCAGTCCGCGTTCTTCAAGGCGTACCAAGCGCTGGGGCGCTTCCGGGACGGCGCGTCCTTCCGTCCGTGGCTGCTGCGGATCGTGGTGAATGAGACGAGAAACACAGTCCGGTCGGCGGGGCGCGCACGGGCGGTGGCCGGGCGTGAGGCCAGATTTCAGGGTGCCGACCCGCTGATACCCGATACGGCGGATCCCGCGGTGGCGGCGCTGGCTGAAGAGCGGCGGACCCTGCTGTCTGCCGCGTTGGAAGAGCTCACCGAGGAGCAGCGGCAGGTGGTGACCTGCCGCTATCTCCTCGAAATGGACGAGGCGGAGACGGCGCAGGCGCTGGGCTGGCCGCGCGGGACGGTGAAGTCCCGTCTGAACCGTGGACTGAAGAAGCTGGAACAGCGGCTCGGCGGGCAGTTGGGCCCGGGTCCGGGACCGGAAGGAGGTGAGAGGAATGGCTGA
- the rocD gene encoding ornithine--oxo-acid transaminase — translation MSTTETAIASAEAHSAHNYHPLPVVVASADGAWMTDVEGRRYLDMLAGYSALNFGHGNRRLIDAAKAQLERVTLTSRAFHHDRFADFCTQLAELCGMEMVLPMNTGAEAVETAVKTARKWGYRVKGVPDGMAKIIVVAGNFHGRTTTIVSFSTDQEARADFGPYTPGFEIVPYGDLTALSEAMTENTVAVLIEPIQGEAGVLVPPPGYLPGVRELTRERNVLFIADEIQSGLGRTGKTFACEHEGVVPDMYVLGKALGGGVVPVSAVVSSAAVLGVYRPGEHGSTFGGNPLACAVALEVVAMLRTGEFQQRAAELGDHLHHELGLLAGEGAVEAVRGRGLWAGVDISPGLGTGREISEKLMDRGVLVKDTHGSTIRIAPPLVISKEDLNWGLDQLRAVLSA, via the coding sequence GTGTCGACCACGGAAACTGCCATCGCCTCCGCCGAGGCGCACAGCGCGCACAACTACCACCCGTTGCCGGTCGTCGTCGCCTCCGCGGACGGAGCCTGGATGACCGATGTCGAGGGCCGCCGCTACCTCGACATGCTCGCCGGTTACTCCGCCCTCAACTTCGGACACGGCAACAGGCGCCTCATCGACGCGGCCAAGGCCCAGCTGGAGCGCGTGACGCTGACCTCGCGCGCCTTCCACCACGACCGGTTCGCCGACTTCTGTACGCAGCTCGCCGAGCTGTGCGGCATGGAGATGGTGCTGCCCATGAACACCGGAGCGGAGGCGGTGGAGACGGCGGTGAAGACCGCGCGCAAGTGGGGGTACCGCGTCAAGGGTGTCCCGGACGGCATGGCGAAGATCATCGTCGTCGCCGGCAACTTCCACGGCAGGACGACGACGATCGTCAGCTTCTCCACGGACCAGGAGGCGCGGGCGGACTTCGGCCCGTACACACCGGGGTTCGAGATCGTGCCGTACGGGGACCTGACCGCGCTCAGTGAGGCGATGACCGAGAACACCGTGGCGGTGCTGATCGAGCCGATCCAGGGCGAGGCCGGGGTGCTGGTACCGCCGCCGGGCTATCTGCCCGGGGTCCGGGAGCTGACCCGGGAGCGGAACGTCCTGTTCATCGCGGACGAGATCCAGTCGGGGCTCGGCCGCACCGGCAAGACCTTCGCGTGTGAGCACGAGGGCGTGGTTCCCGACATGTATGTGCTGGGCAAGGCGCTGGGCGGTGGTGTCGTGCCGGTGTCGGCCGTGGTCTCGTCGGCGGCGGTGCTCGGTGTCTACCGCCCGGGTGAGCACGGCTCGACGTTCGGCGGGAACCCTCTGGCCTGCGCGGTCGCGCTGGAGGTGGTCGCGATGCTGCGCACCGGTGAGTTCCAGCAGCGGGCGGCGGAGCTGGGTGACCACCTCCACCACGAGCTGGGGCTGCTGGCCGGCGAGGGGGCGGTGGAAGCCGTCCGGGGCCGCGGTCTGTGGGCGGGGGTCGATATCTCCCCGGGGCTCGGGACGGGCAGGGAGATCTCGGAGAAGCTGATGGATCGCGGGGTACTGGTCAAGGACACCCACGGTTCGACGATCCGGATCGCCCCTCCCCTGGTGATCAGCAAGGAGGATCTGAACTGGGGCCTGGACCAGCTCCGCGCCGTACTGAGCGCCTGA
- a CDS encoding glutathionylspermidine synthase family protein, whose amino-acid sequence MERRTIEPRPGWQETVEEQGLIYPLTRYPDGSLRPYWDESAYYVFSLPEVEALEEVVEELHTMCLAAAGHIVEQNRFADLGITDPRLAGLIAESWRRRAELPSLYGRFDLRYDGTGPAKMLEYNADTPTSLVEAASPQWFWMEDRFPGADQWNSLHERLVDAWKRQAPLLPPGPLYFAHSDGDELGEDLMTVAYLRETAAQAGVETEALSVEQIGWDRLAGRFVDERLRFIRSCFKLYPWEWLATDRFGPHVLDTLDNGGGTGTTCWIEPAWKMLLSNKALLAVLWELYPGHPNLLPSYLDGPRELAGPGGAGYVAKPLLGREGAGVTIHEPGSEQVLRDEPCCYQELAPLADFAGNRVVLGAWVVEDEAAGLGIRESAGLVTDEYARFLPHVIL is encoded by the coding sequence ATGGAGCGCCGCACCATCGAGCCGCGTCCCGGCTGGCAGGAGACCGTGGAGGAGCAGGGGCTGATCTACCCCCTGACCCGCTACCCGGACGGATCCCTGCGCCCGTACTGGGACGAGAGCGCCTACTACGTCTTCTCGCTGCCCGAGGTCGAGGCGCTCGAAGAGGTCGTGGAGGAGCTGCACACGATGTGCCTGGCCGCCGCCGGGCACATCGTCGAACAGAACCGCTTCGCCGATCTGGGCATCACCGACCCCCGGCTGGCGGGCCTGATCGCCGAGTCCTGGCGCCGCCGCGCCGAACTCCCCTCCCTGTACGGCCGGTTCGACCTGCGGTACGACGGGACCGGTCCGGCGAAGATGCTGGAGTACAACGCCGACACCCCGACCTCGTTGGTGGAGGCCGCCAGCCCTCAGTGGTTCTGGATGGAGGACCGCTTCCCGGGGGCCGACCAGTGGAACTCCCTTCATGAGCGCCTCGTCGACGCGTGGAAGCGGCAGGCCCCGCTGCTTCCGCCCGGGCCGCTGTACTTCGCCCACTCCGACGGCGACGAACTGGGCGAGGACCTGATGACGGTCGCCTATCTCCGGGAGACCGCCGCGCAGGCCGGAGTGGAGACCGAGGCACTCTCCGTCGAACAGATCGGCTGGGACCGGCTGGCCGGCCGGTTCGTGGACGAGCGGCTCCGCTTCATCCGCAGCTGCTTCAAGCTCTACCCGTGGGAGTGGCTGGCGACCGACCGGTTCGGGCCGCATGTGCTGGACACCCTCGACAACGGGGGCGGAACCGGCACCACCTGCTGGATCGAGCCCGCCTGGAAGATGCTCCTCTCCAACAAGGCGCTGCTGGCCGTCCTGTGGGAGCTGTATCCCGGTCACCCCAATCTGCTGCCCTCCTATCTCGACGGACCCCGCGAGCTGGCCGGGCCCGGCGGAGCGGGCTATGTCGCCAAGCCGCTGCTCGGCCGGGAGGGTGCCGGAGTCACCATCCACGAGCCGGGCAGCGAGCAGGTGCTGCGCGACGAACCGTGCTGCTACCAGGAACTGGCGCCGCTGGCCGACTTCGCGGGCAACCGTGTCGTCCTCGGAGCCTGGGTGGTCGAAGACGAGGCGGCCGGGCTCGGCATCCGGGAATCGGCGGGGCTGGTCACGGACGAATACGCCCGCTTCCTGCCCCACGTCATCCTCTGA
- the pdxR gene encoding MocR-like pyridoxine biosynthesis transcription factor PdxR gives MTDSWAAFGADLHIEPVGAGVRSGLINALREAVRTGRLAPGTRLPSSRTLAVDLGVARNTVADAYAELVAEGWLTAKQGSGTRVAQRAAPRRPAARTARSRQVRRRPAYNLMPGSPDLSAFPRAEWLKASRRALTAAPNEAFGYGDAQGRIELRTVLADYLARVRGVDADPERIVICSGFVHGLMLMGKVLRKRRVKEAAVESYGLDIHWNLLSEAGLRTPCLPVDGLGARTGELGGMRGVGAVLMTPAHQFPTGTPLHPDRRAAAVDWARSASGLILEDDYDGEFRYDRQPVGALQGLDPERVVYLGTSSKSLAPGLRLAWMVLPEGLVGEVCEAKGGFDWMSGTLDQLTLAQFMESGAYDRHVRAMRLRYRRRRDQLVEALAERAPDIRVSGIAAGLHAVLELPEGTERSVVQAAAWQGLAIEGLSRFRHREAAAGRDGLVIGYGSPPESAWAGSLDALCRVLP, from the coding sequence ATGACGGATTCCTGGGCCGCTTTCGGGGCCGACCTGCACATCGAACCGGTCGGCGCGGGGGTGCGGAGCGGGCTGATCAACGCATTGCGGGAGGCTGTCCGCACGGGGCGGCTGGCCCCGGGCACGCGGCTGCCCTCGTCCCGTACGCTCGCCGTCGATCTCGGGGTCGCCCGCAACACCGTCGCCGACGCCTATGCCGAACTCGTCGCCGAGGGCTGGCTCACCGCGAAGCAGGGTTCGGGGACGAGGGTCGCGCAGCGGGCCGCTCCGCGCCGGCCGGCCGCGCGGACGGCGAGATCCCGGCAGGTACGGCGCCGGCCCGCCTACAACCTCATGCCCGGATCCCCCGATCTGTCGGCGTTCCCGCGCGCCGAGTGGCTCAAGGCGTCCCGGCGCGCCCTGACCGCCGCGCCCAACGAGGCCTTCGGGTACGGGGATGCACAGGGGCGCATCGAACTGCGCACCGTGCTTGCGGACTACCTGGCGCGGGTGCGCGGTGTGGACGCGGACCCGGAACGCATCGTGATCTGCTCCGGGTTCGTCCACGGGTTGATGCTGATGGGGAAGGTGCTGCGGAAGCGGCGGGTCAAGGAGGCCGCGGTCGAGTCGTACGGTCTCGACATCCACTGGAACCTCCTGTCCGAAGCGGGACTGCGCACCCCGTGTCTGCCGGTGGACGGGCTCGGGGCCAGGACCGGCGAGCTCGGTGGGATGCGAGGCGTGGGCGCGGTGCTGATGACGCCCGCGCACCAGTTCCCGACGGGTACGCCCCTCCACCCCGACCGGCGGGCCGCTGCGGTCGACTGGGCGCGCTCCGCGTCGGGCCTGATCCTGGAGGACGACTACGACGGGGAGTTCCGCTACGACCGCCAGCCGGTGGGCGCCCTCCAGGGGCTGGACCCGGAACGGGTCGTCTATCTGGGGACGTCCAGCAAGTCGCTGGCGCCGGGGCTGAGGCTGGCCTGGATGGTCCTGCCGGAGGGACTCGTGGGAGAGGTGTGCGAGGCGAAGGGGGGCTTCGACTGGATGTCCGGGACGCTGGACCAGCTGACACTCGCCCAGTTCATGGAGTCGGGGGCCTACGACCGCCATGTGCGCGCGATGCGGCTGCGCTACCGGCGCCGCCGCGACCAGCTCGTCGAGGCGCTCGCCGAGCGTGCCCCGGACATCCGGGTGAGCGGCATCGCCGCCGGGCTGCACGCGGTGCTCGAACTCCCCGAAGGCACCGAGCGGTCGGTGGTCCAGGCGGCGGCCTGGCAGGGACTCGCGATCGAGGGGCTGTCGCGCTTCCGGCACCGGGAGGCGGCGGCGGGCCGGGACGGACTGGTGATCGGCTACGGATCTCCGCCGGAGAGCGCCTGGGCGGGCTCGCTGGACGCGCTCTGCCGGGTGCTGCCGTAG